From Anoplopoma fimbria isolate UVic2021 breed Golden Eagle Sablefish chromosome 11, Afim_UVic_2022, whole genome shotgun sequence, one genomic window encodes:
- the LOC129098631 gene encoding protein SCO1 homolog, mitochondrial, translated as MALSVLYHGLGCRLFHSNVKLLQNGTRTLNVRLSHSLSRREPGVHCYLVNASQRYTCRAAQQLHQHSSRTLSSLPPPPSSEEKKNKKSGPVTWKSLAITFAIGGTLLAGMKYLKKEKEEQIEKERTKSIGRPALGGPFSLIDHNNKPTKSEDFLGQWVLIYFGFTHCPDICPDEIEKMIEVVDEIDRIKSLPNLTPILITIDPDRDTTEAMGAYVKEFSPKLIGLTGTKDQIDQVSRAYRVYYSQGPKDEDNDYIVDHTIIMYLVAPDGEFAEYFGQNKRSGEISSSIASHMKKYKKAKGAAAN; from the exons ATGGCCCTGAGTGTCTTATATCACGGACTGGGATGCCGGTTGTTTCACAGTAATGTTAAACTCCTGCAAAACGGGACCAGGACACTGAATGTGAGACTCTCGCACAGCCTTTCACGGAGAGAACCCGGAGTTCACTGCTACCTG GTGAACGCCAGTCAGCGGTACACCTGCAGAGCAGCTCAACAGCTTCATCAACACTCCTCGAGGACACTTTCCTCACTGCCTCCACCGCCTTCAtcagaagagaagaagaataagaagtcTGGG CCTGTTACATGGAAATCTTTAGCAATCACATTTGCTATCGGAGGAACTCTGCTCGCAgggatgaaatatttaaagaaagaaaaggaagaac AGATTGAAAAGGAGCGGACCAAATCGATCGGCCGACCGGCGCTGGGCGGTCCGTTCTCGCTCATCgatcacaacaacaagcccacCAAGAGTGAGGACTTCCTGGGCCAGTGGGTCCTCATCTATTTTGGGTTTACTCACTGCCCTGACATCTGCCCGGATGAAATAGAGAAAATGATTGAAGTGGTGGATGAAATAG ATAGAATAAAGTCTCTTCCAAACCTGACGCCGATCCTCATCACCATTGATCCTGACAGGGACACAACGGAGGCCATGGGTGCTTATGTGAAAG AGTTTTCACCAAAGCTGATCGGCCTGACGGGAACAAAGGATCAGATTGATCAGGTTTCCAGAGCCTACAGAGTTTATTACAGTCAGGGACCAAAGGACGAAGACAACGACTACATC GTCGATCACACCATCATCATGTACCTCGTTGCACCCGACGGAGAGTTTGCGGAGTATTTcggacaaaacaaaagaagtggGGAGATCAGCAGCTCGATAGCGTCACACATGAAGAAGTACAAGAAGGCAAAGGGAGCAGCAGCCAATTAA
- the tmem220 gene encoding transmembrane protein 220 isoform X1 has translation MYSRPAGPGGEVKGSKTAMGEVCKSWLSVIWRLCNFFMSFFFALATYVQINDPDAGVWMVGYGVPAVLCACIGFKPHVAETLPWRRVADLHVMISSAVVAMLGWRLYRERITEILQQEEGREFSGLMLTAVWLLLCRHSGRAPVGMLRVSTAAAITVFPFVAWLYYYINKELRSNWPSHCQTAI, from the exons ATGTATTCACGTCCCGCAGGCCCGGGCGGGGAGGTGAAAGGTTCCAAAACAGCAATGGGCGAAGTTTGTAAGTCATGGCTTTCTGTCATCTGGAGACTCTGCAactttttcatgtctttcttcTTCGCTCTTGCAACTTATGTCCAG ATCAATGATCCAGACGCAGGGGTGTGGATG GTTGGTTATGGAGTACCTGCAGTCCTGTGTGCATGCATTGGCTTTAAACCCCACGTGGCAG AGACTTTGCCCTGGAGGCGCGTTGCTGATCTCCACGTGATGATCTCCAGCGCTGTTGTTGCCATGTTGGGATGGAGACTTTACAGAGAGCGAATCACAGAGATCCTCCAGCAGGAGGAGGGCAG AGAATTTTCTGGTCTCATGTTGACGGCTGTTTGGCTTCTCCTGTGTCGCCACTCTGGAAG GGCTCCAGTCGGGATGCTCAGAGTCTCAACAGCTGCTGCCATCACAGTCTTCCCCTTTGTGGCCTGGCTTTACTACTACATCAATAAGGAGCTGAGATCAAACTGGCCTTCACATTGTCAAACTGCTATTTAG
- the tmem220 gene encoding transmembrane protein 220 isoform X2, with amino-acid sequence MGEVCKSWLSVIWRLCNFFMSFFFALATYVQINDPDAGVWMVGYGVPAVLCACIGFKPHVAETLPWRRVADLHVMISSAVVAMLGWRLYRERITEILQQEEGREFSGLMLTAVWLLLCRHSGRAPVGMLRVSTAAAITVFPFVAWLYYYINKELRSNWPSHCQTAI; translated from the exons ATGGGCGAAGTTTGTAAGTCATGGCTTTCTGTCATCTGGAGACTCTGCAactttttcatgtctttcttcTTCGCTCTTGCAACTTATGTCCAG ATCAATGATCCAGACGCAGGGGTGTGGATG GTTGGTTATGGAGTACCTGCAGTCCTGTGTGCATGCATTGGCTTTAAACCCCACGTGGCAG AGACTTTGCCCTGGAGGCGCGTTGCTGATCTCCACGTGATGATCTCCAGCGCTGTTGTTGCCATGTTGGGATGGAGACTTTACAGAGAGCGAATCACAGAGATCCTCCAGCAGGAGGAGGGCAG AGAATTTTCTGGTCTCATGTTGACGGCTGTTTGGCTTCTCCTGTGTCGCCACTCTGGAAG GGCTCCAGTCGGGATGCTCAGAGTCTCAACAGCTGCTGCCATCACAGTCTTCCCCTTTGTGGCCTGGCTTTACTACTACATCAATAAGGAGCTGAGATCAAACTGGCCTTCACATTGTCAAACTGCTATTTAG